One genomic segment of Mycoplasmopsis agalactiae PG2 includes these proteins:
- a CDS encoding phosphoketolase family protein → MKKSHDFDSKEYLNLVDAWWRAANYLSVGQMYLRNNPLLKIPLTSNDVKIYPIGHWGTVPGQNFIYAHLNRIINKYDLNMFFISGPGHGGQVIASNTYLDGSYTELFPHVTKDIKGMTHLFKYFSFPGGTASHAAPECPGSIHEGGELGYSLSHAAGAVLDNPDVIAATVIGDGESETGPLSAGWFINSFINPANDGAVLPILHVNGGKISNPTIWSRRSNEELVSYFTGAGWKPFIVEGNEPEYMHHEMAKALDASVELIKQYQAEARKNGANKAKRPQWPMIVLKSPKGWTGPKEWNHEAIEGSFRAHQVPVPVSAEKMQHIDALENWLRSYRPEELFDENAQLKPEIAAIAPKGDRRMGKNPIANGGINPRAINVGDWTKFALDIKQPGKVINQDMVTLGSYLGELSLLNKDNFRVWGPDEHKSNRLYEMFKVTDRQWLDRIDEKYDEFLSSVGRIIDSQLSEHQAEGMLEGYVLTGRHGVFASYESFLRVVDSMLTQHMKWVKKALDIPWRNDYPSLNVIATSNAFQQDHNGYTHQDPGLIGHLADKRPELIREYLPADTNTLLATMAKALQDRNVINLIISSKQPRHQFFSIEEATELVEKGIKIIDWASNIKPNEEPDLVVAASGTESTIESLATITYLRAHFPELKIRFVNVLDLLKLRHPSIDPRGLSDSEFDSIFTKDKPILFAFHGYEAILRDIFFLRSNHNIITHGYRENGDITTAFDIRLLSEMDRFHMTANVAKKLAPVVGESKANELVKLMEDKIKEHRAYIKEYGTDLPEVKEWEWTPYK, encoded by the coding sequence ATGAAAAAGTCACACGATTTTGACAGTAAGGAATATCTAAATTTAGTTGACGCCTGATGAAGAGCTGCTAACTATTTATCAGTTGGTCAAATGTATTTAAGAAATAATCCACTTTTAAAAATACCACTTACCAGTAATGATGTAAAAATTTACCCAATTGGTCACTGAGGAACAGTTCCTGGTCAAAACTTTATTTATGCACACTTAAACAGAATCATAAACAAATACGACCTTAATATGTTTTTCATTAGTGGTCCAGGCCATGGCGGTCAAGTTATAGCTTCAAACACATATCTTGATGGCTCATATACTGAATTATTTCCTCATGTTACTAAAGACATCAAAGGAATGACACACTTATTTAAATACTTCTCATTCCCTGGTGGAACAGCTAGTCACGCTGCTCCTGAATGTCCTGGTTCTATTCATGAAGGTGGTGAATTAGGATATTCATTATCACATGCAGCGGGTGCAGTTTTAGATAACCCTGATGTTATTGCTGCTACTGTTATTGGTGACGGTGAATCAGAAACTGGTCCTCTTTCAGCTGGTTGATTTATAAATTCATTTATTAACCCTGCTAATGATGGAGCGGTATTGCCTATCTTGCACGTAAATGGCGGAAAAATTTCAAACCCAACAATTTGATCGCGTAGATCAAATGAAGAATTAGTTTCATATTTCACAGGCGCTGGTTGAAAACCATTTATTGTTGAAGGCAATGAACCTGAATATATGCACCATGAAATGGCCAAAGCACTTGATGCAAGTGTGGAATTAATTAAACAATATCAAGCTGAAGCTAGGAAAAATGGCGCCAATAAAGCTAAAAGGCCACAGTGACCAATGATTGTTCTTAAGTCACCAAAAGGATGAACTGGACCTAAAGAATGAAATCATGAAGCAATTGAAGGAAGTTTCAGAGCACACCAAGTTCCAGTTCCTGTATCAGCTGAAAAGATGCAACACATTGATGCGCTTGAAAACTGATTAAGATCATATAGACCAGAAGAATTATTTGACGAAAATGCCCAATTGAAGCCTGAAATAGCTGCTATTGCACCAAAAGGTGACAGAAGAATGGGCAAAAACCCTATTGCTAATGGCGGCATTAATCCTAGAGCCATAAATGTTGGAGATTGAACAAAATTTGCACTAGATATTAAACAACCTGGCAAAGTTATTAACCAAGATATGGTTACTTTAGGTTCATATTTAGGTGAATTAAGTCTACTAAACAAAGATAATTTCAGAGTTTGAGGACCTGATGAACATAAGTCAAACAGACTATATGAAATGTTTAAAGTAACTGACCGTCAATGATTAGACAGAATTGATGAAAAATATGATGAATTTTTATCATCTGTAGGTAGAATTATTGACTCGCAGCTATCTGAACACCAAGCTGAAGGTATGCTTGAAGGATATGTGCTAACAGGAAGACATGGTGTTTTTGCTTCATATGAATCATTTTTAAGAGTAGTTGATTCTATGCTTACTCAACACATGAAATGAGTTAAAAAAGCACTAGACATTCCTTGAAGAAATGATTATCCTTCACTTAATGTTATAGCAACCTCAAACGCTTTCCAACAAGATCATAATGGTTATACTCACCAAGATCCAGGATTAATTGGACACTTAGCTGACAAAAGACCTGAATTAATTAGAGAATACCTTCCAGCTGATACAAACACATTGCTTGCAACAATGGCTAAAGCATTGCAAGACAGAAATGTTATTAACTTAATTATTTCATCAAAACAACCTAGACATCAATTCTTTAGCATTGAAGAAGCTACTGAATTAGTTGAAAAAGGTATAAAAATCATTGATTGAGCATCAAATATTAAGCCAAACGAAGAACCTGATTTAGTTGTTGCTGCATCAGGAACCGAATCAACAATTGAATCATTAGCAACAATTACATACCTTCGTGCTCATTTCCCTGAATTAAAAATTAGATTTGTTAATGTACTTGACTTACTAAAACTAAGACATCCAAGCATTGACCCTAGAGGATTAAGCGATTCTGAATTCGACTCAATCTTTACAAAAGATAAGCCTATTTTATTTGCCTTCCACGGTTATGAAGCAATCTTAAGAGATATATTCTTCTTGCGTTCGAATCACAACATTATTACTCACGGTTATAGAGAAAATGGCGATATAACAACAGCATTTGACATTCGTTTACTTAGCGAAATGGACAGATTCCATATGACAGCTAATGTTGCTAAAAAATTAGCACCAGTTGTTGGAGAATCTAAAGCAAATGAATTAGTAAAACTAATGGAAGATAAAATTAAAGAACATAGAGCATATATTAAAGAATACGGTACTGACTTGCCAGAAGTTAAAGAGTGAGAATGAACACCATATAAATAA
- the pepF gene encoding oligoendopeptidase F — translation MKQYPSYDKVNDEHKWDLESILEGKSFEYWLDKYVSIFKDLIEIKDSKYESIESFIAGLKLNEQMEIVDNKLHNYISNKTNINLTDPQPQEMALKFDSANEELNKEYGSEINRFFKNADKLKLWVNDERLKSYRKMINDTLDSFNHKLSNDVEEYLNEVAFGEPNLEDVFNILTDAELRYDDVLDSKNKKHKLDPISYSKMLKSDDALLRKNAVLQYRKAKLQHKESLANMLVQTFKNISVNAKVRKYKDSINMLTYEDKVSDEILLKLFENIASLKDDISKYWKHYKKYYEAHFKEKFRILYDSNRDIFKVKNKYSVEEAKEIVYNALLPFGTEYSDTIKQAYREKWVDFMSVKNKLSGAYSIGNTYGINKKYILMNFDGELNSVETLAHELGHSMHSYFSDKNNDITNASYPIFLAEIASIFNESMLYDYLIEKSSSKIEKFTIYSHIISGFFGTTVTQAKWANYEYELYKKVDANEVAPNYEEVAKIYYETLKKYYKKPRKFKKEEQIAAVTIPHFYMGFYVYKYAIGQLVANYFYNQYKLKGKEFLDKYINNFLSAGNSDYPLNTLKSMGVDLTSDEFYKKGFEHFHKCLNEWIKLGDEIFAKSKAKK, via the coding sequence ATGAAGCAATATCCTAGCTATGATAAAGTAAATGATGAGCATAAATGAGACTTAGAATCAATTTTAGAAGGTAAAAGTTTTGAATATTGATTAGATAAGTATGTAAGTATTTTTAAAGACCTTATTGAAATTAAAGACTCAAAATACGAGAGCATTGAATCATTTATTGCTGGGCTTAAGTTAAATGAACAAATGGAAATTGTGGATAATAAATTACACAATTATATCTCTAATAAAACTAACATTAATTTAACTGATCCACAACCTCAAGAAATGGCTCTTAAATTTGATTCAGCTAATGAAGAATTAAATAAAGAATATGGTTCAGAAATCAACAGATTTTTTAAAAATGCTGATAAATTAAAATTATGAGTAAATGATGAAAGACTTAAATCATATAGAAAAATGATTAATGATACTTTAGATTCATTTAATCATAAATTATCAAATGATGTTGAAGAGTACTTGAATGAAGTTGCTTTTGGCGAGCCTAATTTAGAAGATGTTTTTAATATCTTAACTGATGCTGAACTAAGATATGATGATGTGCTTGATTCAAAAAATAAAAAGCACAAACTTGACCCAATTTCATATTCAAAAATGCTTAAATCTGATGATGCACTTTTGCGTAAAAATGCTGTTTTACAGTACAGGAAGGCAAAATTACAACACAAAGAATCACTTGCCAATATGCTTGTGCAAACTTTTAAAAATATCTCTGTTAATGCTAAAGTAAGAAAATACAAAGATTCAATTAATATGCTGACTTATGAAGATAAGGTAAGTGATGAAATACTATTAAAATTGTTTGAAAACATTGCTTCCTTAAAAGATGATATTTCTAAATACTGAAAACATTACAAAAAGTACTATGAAGCACACTTTAAGGAAAAGTTTAGAATTCTTTATGATTCAAACAGAGATATTTTTAAGGTCAAAAACAAATATAGCGTTGAGGAAGCAAAAGAGATAGTTTATAATGCTTTATTACCTTTTGGCACTGAGTACTCTGATACTATAAAACAGGCTTATAGGGAAAAATGAGTTGACTTTATGAGTGTCAAAAATAAGCTCTCTGGTGCATACTCAATTGGAAATACTTATGGCATAAATAAAAAGTATATTTTGATGAACTTTGATGGCGAGCTTAATTCAGTCGAAACATTAGCTCATGAATTAGGTCACTCAATGCACTCTTATTTTTCTGATAAAAATAATGATATAACCAATGCTAGCTATCCAATATTTTTAGCTGAAATAGCTTCAATTTTTAATGAATCAATGCTTTATGACTACTTGATAGAAAAATCAAGCAGCAAAATTGAAAAATTTACTATCTACAGCCACATAATTTCAGGCTTTTTTGGCACAACAGTAACACAAGCTAAATGAGCTAACTATGAATATGAGCTTTATAAAAAAGTGGATGCAAATGAAGTTGCTCCAAATTATGAAGAAGTGGCAAAAATATATTATGAAACTCTCAAAAAGTACTATAAAAAACCTAGAAAATTCAAAAAAGAAGAGCAAATTGCGGCTGTAACAATTCCTCATTTTTATATGGGCTTCTATGTTTATAAATATGCAATAGGTCAGCTTGTAGCGAACTATTTTTACAATCAATATAAGCTAAAAGGAAAAGAGTTTTTAGATAAATATATCAATAATTTTCTTTCAGCAGGCAATAGTGATTATCCTCTAAATACACTAAAGTCAATGGGGGTTGATTTAACCAGTGATGAATTTTACAAAAAAGGTTTTGAACACTTTCATAAATGCTTAAATGAATGAATTAAGTTAGGTGATGAAATTTTTGCTAAATCAAAAGCTAAAAAATAG
- a CDS encoding ABC transporter ATP-binding protein — MIQKKEKLPYIIKLKEVVKEFDGKIVLDNIELNIKKGDFVTLLGPSGSGKTTILRLIAGFEKTTRGEIQFNGLDIKDLPPHKRDLSTIFQDYALFPHLNVEGNIKFGLPLKRVPKETINPRYERILAQKKIKWTELAKKKMQELDELQDKYIEEMETLKPNTITYRRRQKWLDRSDFNYSYWENYVQQQTESFENKFLKRKLTKNEIDQLVKDFVKLVGLEGNEKKAISELSGGMRQRVALARSLIIKPSILLLDEPLSALDAKIRQKMQVLLRSLQQKLGLTFIFVTHDQDEALELSDMVAVMRGGRIEQYDSPKNIYDYPVNKWVASFIGDSNIFNGIFNKEDCTVDLLGKTFKTVHDEDEFANEQEVDVLIRPEDIDIILVDEDEEVEKSKESKKTKEKLRGSIQDIAYRGSYYYLKVKLNMGEYIYVETAKKFELDDVVDISWTIDSIHLMNKDSKWDYTSNEFRN, encoded by the coding sequence GTGATACAAAAAAAAGAAAAGCTTCCTTACATTATTAAACTTAAGGAAGTTGTCAAAGAATTCGATGGCAAAATTGTTTTAGATAACATCGAATTGAACATTAAAAAAGGTGACTTTGTCACATTATTAGGTCCATCTGGCAGCGGTAAAACTACTATTTTGAGACTTATCGCGGGCTTTGAGAAAACCACTCGTGGTGAAATTCAGTTTAATGGACTAGACATTAAAGATTTGCCACCTCATAAAAGAGATTTATCAACCATTTTTCAAGACTATGCACTATTTCCGCATTTAAATGTTGAAGGTAACATAAAATTTGGACTTCCACTTAAAAGAGTACCTAAGGAAACTATAAATCCTAGATATGAAAGAATCTTGGCTCAAAAGAAAATTAAGTGAACTGAATTAGCCAAGAAAAAAATGCAAGAATTAGATGAGTTGCAAGATAAGTACATTGAAGAAATGGAAACATTAAAGCCAAATACAATTACTTACAGAAGAAGACAAAAGTGATTGGATAGATCAGACTTTAATTATTCATACTGAGAAAACTATGTTCAGCAACAAACTGAATCTTTTGAAAATAAATTTTTAAAAAGAAAACTAACTAAAAATGAAATTGATCAGTTAGTTAAAGACTTTGTTAAATTAGTTGGACTAGAAGGTAATGAAAAGAAAGCAATCAGTGAGCTTTCTGGCGGTATGCGTCAAAGAGTTGCACTTGCTAGAAGCTTAATTATTAAGCCAAGTATTTTGCTTTTAGATGAGCCTCTTAGTGCTTTGGATGCTAAAATTAGGCAAAAAATGCAAGTGTTACTTAGAAGCTTGCAACAAAAATTAGGTCTAACATTTATTTTTGTTACCCACGACCAAGATGAAGCGCTTGAGCTTTCGGATATGGTAGCTGTTATGCGTGGGGGCAGAATAGAACAATATGATAGCCCTAAAAATATTTATGACTATCCAGTTAATAAATGAGTAGCTTCATTTATTGGTGATTCAAATATTTTCAATGGAATTTTTAACAAAGAAGACTGTACAGTAGACCTTTTGGGCAAAACATTTAAAACAGTTCATGATGAAGATGAATTTGCCAATGAGCAAGAAGTGGATGTTTTAATTCGCCCTGAAGACATTGACATTATTTTAGTTGATGAAGATGAAGAAGTTGAAAAGAGCAAAGAAAGTAAGAAAACTAAAGAAAAACTAAGAGGAAGCATCCAGGATATTGCATACCGTGGAAGTTATTATTACCTAAAAGTTAAGCTTAATATGGGTGAATATATTTATGTTGAAACCGCTAAGAAATTTGAATTAGATGATGTCGTTGACATTAGTTGAACAATTGACAGTATTCATTTAATGAATAAAGATAGCAAGTGAGATTATACTTCTAATGAATTCAGGAATTAA
- a CDS encoding ABC transporter permease codes for MNSGIKASLGLNRRLLFLFPYIFIAILLVFLPIILIIVNSVIHIADPTFDSFKLVKDSKTWTKIWRSLFIGIISALLCLIIGLPYAYFVARSKNRIMPIYAMSLILSPLVIFTIAKIYAVRGFFLTLVSKENDLNAIWFMIFGLTYLNLSYMIMPLYSVFRDMPENIIEASHDLGNGPVRTLFRVILPYSSKAILSGLGIIFLSSATNFVISDKLLPDGSQHQLIGTVINNYTSPANQYEVSIGTTLVIVVSIIFIGTFALISFLPRVFKRRRRARYE; via the coding sequence ATGAATTCAGGAATTAAAGCCTCATTGGGACTCAACAGAAGATTATTATTCTTATTCCCATACATTTTTATAGCTATTCTTTTAGTATTCTTACCAATTATTTTAATCATTGTTAATTCAGTTATTCACATAGCTGACCCTACTTTTGATTCATTCAAGCTAGTTAAAGATTCAAAAACTTGAACAAAGATTTGAAGAAGTTTATTCATTGGAATAATTTCAGCACTGCTTTGCTTAATTATAGGCTTGCCATATGCATATTTTGTTGCAAGAAGCAAAAACAGAATTATGCCAATTTACGCTATGAGCCTTATTTTAAGCCCCTTAGTAATTTTTACAATTGCCAAAATATATGCAGTGCGTGGTTTCTTTTTAACCTTAGTTTCTAAAGAAAACGATCTTAATGCTATTTGATTCATGATTTTTGGCTTAACTTATTTAAACTTATCGTATATGATAATGCCACTTTATTCAGTGTTTAGAGATATGCCAGAAAATATTATTGAGGCTTCTCATGATTTAGGTAATGGGCCAGTTAGAACATTATTTAGGGTGATATTACCATATAGTAGTAAGGCAATTTTAAGTGGCCTAGGAATTATTTTCTTATCTAGCGCTACTAACTTTGTTATAAGCGATAAATTATTGCCTGACGGTTCACAGCATCAATTAATTGGTACTGTAATTAATAATTACACTAGTCCAGCTAATCAATATGAAGTGTCTATTGGTACAACTTTAGTAATTGTCGTATCAATCATATTTATAGGAACATTCGCACTAATTAGTTTCTTGCCAAGAGTATTCAAAAGAAGAAGGAGAGCAAGATATGAATAA
- a CDS encoding ABC transporter permease — MNKAAKFFKSFYIHIILLAFYIPLLYAAIFSFNNPSSKGFVRTSWNGFTTNNWATFFNEGRGIALLNSLVIAFAVSVIVVTISLFTCYGMWRQKNRIYSKMILGTNNVPLINPDNISAIGLALLFSVLFGTLANTREGLFRGIVGHTVMALPYAITLMFPRSDKFNASLFEAAQDLGYSKLRAWFKTYFVYMLPSSFFAAIVAAFLSFDDFIILRTVSNTSTLGTKLYEGEFRAWGLVVGASLLIIVLSFNAIYISYKWIKIARASKKAKKSIEQANKEEMETKTSLFDIGGTDEKQ, encoded by the coding sequence ATGAATAAGGCAGCTAAATTCTTTAAAAGTTTCTATATCCACATAATATTATTGGCATTTTATATCCCGCTTTTATATGCTGCAATCTTTAGTTTTAACAATCCAAGTAGTAAAGGATTTGTTAGAACAAGTTGAAATGGTTTTACTACCAACAACTGAGCTACATTTTTTAACGAAGGCAGAGGCATTGCCTTGCTTAATTCATTAGTTATAGCTTTTGCTGTTTCAGTTATTGTCGTAACTATTTCTCTTTTTACATGCTATGGTATGTGAAGACAAAAAAATAGAATCTATAGCAAGATGATTCTAGGAACTAATAATGTGCCATTAATTAACCCAGATAACATCAGTGCTATCGGTCTTGCTTTATTATTTTCAGTATTATTTGGTACACTGGCAAATACACGTGAAGGACTATTTCGTGGGATCGTTGGTCACACAGTAATGGCTCTTCCATATGCTATTACTTTAATGTTTCCAAGAAGCGATAAGTTCAATGCTTCATTATTTGAAGCTGCTCAAGACTTAGGATATAGCAAACTTAGAGCATGATTTAAAACCTATTTTGTTTACATGCTTCCTTCTAGTTTCTTTGCTGCTATTGTTGCTGCTTTCTTAAGTTTTGATGACTTCATTATTTTAAGAACAGTTTCAAATACATCAACATTAGGTACTAAATTATATGAAGGTGAATTTAGAGCATGAGGATTAGTCGTCGGTGCTTCATTATTAATCATTGTTTTATCATTTAATGCTATTTATATTTCATATAAATGAATCAAAATAGCTAGAGCTAGCAAAAAAGCCAAAAAGTCTATAGAACAGGCAAATAAGGAAGAAATGGAAACAAAAACATCTTTATTTGATATAGGAGGCACTGATGAAAAGCAATAA
- the rpmF gene encoding 50S ribosomal protein L32, which translates to MAIVPKRKTSKQRKHKRRTNDALPVQNLISCKNCSNMIQQHRVCEHCGFYKGKKVEGYKSLNLRAQ; encoded by the coding sequence ATGGCTATAGTTCCAAAACGTAAAACATCTAAGCAACGTAAACACAAAAGACGTACTAATGATGCTTTACCAGTGCAAAATTTAATCTCATGCAAAAACTGTTCTAATATGATTCAACAACACCGTGTTTGTGAACACTGTGGCTTTTACAAAGGTAAAAAAGTTGAAGGATATAAAAGTTTAAACTTGCGCGCTCAATAA
- the thiI gene encoding tRNA uracil 4-sulfurtransferase ThiI: MYEKILIRYGELTLKGKNRDSFIAQLARNIKLITGEYPETKYDRMFLTYSDANLEKLQYVFGITSYSPVIFCENNLEKITNSAIKLVNKDDKTFKISARRNNKKFELTSAEINQKVGASVLKHYPLIKVDVHNPECNINIEVRSDKTYLFSKTYEALGGLPVGISGSTLHLMSGGIDSPVAAFKLMKRGLKVSFLSFISPPQTDEKTIGKIKDLVSVLSKYQGKSHLYLANYSKLMNYISFTSNESYRINLMRRSFYRIASKFAKGKNIMTLSNGENLGQVASQTIESLSTIASASDLLILRPLIANDKVETINIAKQIKTYDISIEKAKETCELFAPKNPVTKPNLATALRLEEELTQLKDLEEELLANEIEHYTIE, translated from the coding sequence ATGTATGAAAAAATTTTAATAAGATATGGTGAGTTAACACTTAAAGGAAAAAACAGAGACTCATTTATAGCTCAGTTAGCTAGAAACATTAAATTAATTACTGGAGAGTATCCAGAAACTAAATATGATCGTATGTTTTTAACATACTCTGATGCTAATTTAGAAAAACTACAATATGTGTTTGGAATAACTAGCTATAGTCCTGTAATTTTTTGTGAAAATAACTTAGAAAAAATTACTAATAGTGCTATAAAACTGGTGAATAAGGACGATAAGACATTCAAGATATCAGCTAGAAGAAATAACAAAAAATTTGAACTAACAAGCGCAGAAATTAATCAAAAAGTCGGCGCCTCTGTATTAAAACATTACCCTTTAATTAAGGTGGACGTTCATAATCCTGAATGTAATATTAATATTGAAGTGCGCTCTGATAAAACATATTTATTTAGCAAAACTTATGAAGCATTAGGCGGTCTTCCTGTTGGAATTAGTGGCTCTACATTACACTTAATGTCAGGAGGAATTGATAGTCCTGTTGCTGCATTTAAACTTATGAAAAGAGGACTAAAAGTAAGTTTTTTATCTTTTATTTCACCACCACAAACGGATGAAAAAACAATTGGCAAAATAAAAGATTTAGTTTCTGTATTATCTAAATATCAAGGTAAAAGTCATCTTTATTTAGCTAACTATTCTAAGTTAATGAATTACATTTCTTTCACATCTAATGAATCATACAGAATCAACTTAATGCGCCGTAGTTTTTATAGAATTGCTTCAAAATTTGCTAAGGGCAAAAATATTATGACTTTATCAAATGGAGAAAATTTAGGTCAAGTAGCTAGTCAAACAATTGAGAGCTTATCAACAATTGCAAGTGCTAGTGATTTATTGATTTTAAGACCGCTTATTGCTAATGATAAAGTTGAAACAATTAATATTGCAAAGCAAATTAAGACCTATGATATTTCAATTGAAAAAGCTAAAGAAACTTGTGAGCTATTTGCCCCCAAAAACCCTGTAACTAAGCCTAATTTGGCAACAGCATTAAGACTGGAAGAAGAATTAACTCAGCTAAAAGATTTAGAAGAAGAGTTGCTTGCAAACGAAATTGAACACTATACAATTGAATAA